From Triticum aestivum cultivar Chinese Spring chromosome 4A, IWGSC CS RefSeq v2.1, whole genome shotgun sequence, a single genomic window includes:
- the LOC123083435 gene encoding uncharacterized protein → MVLHGHNHHGRNLDSRPHDGGRKSKRGASRLATVVWIPASVRVVMAWWRKKVVFLVCRVLRLHPRPRPQDREMHLEGGTGATSRSSVKLIHSSVSMFNQKKRDILVSIGWEVSSISLSRTS, encoded by the exons ATGGTCCTCCACGGACACAACCATCACGGGCGTAACTTGGACAGCAGACCCCATGACGGCGGAAGGAAGAGCAAGAGGGGGGCGTCGAGACTGGCCACCGTCGTGTGGATACCGGCGTCCGTGCGCGTGGTGATGGCATGGTGGCGCAAGAAGGTCGTGTTCCTGGTGTGCCGCGTGCTCCGTCTCCATCCACGTCCGCGACCGCAAGACAG GGAGATGCATCTGGAAGGAGGCACTGGGGCAACATCAAGAAGTTCTGTTAAACTGATTCATAGCAGCGTCTCAATGTTCAATCAGAAGAAGCGCGACATTCTGGTTTCTATAGGGTGGGAGGTATCCTCCATATCCCTGAGCCGAACAAGCTAA